From one Conexibacter woesei Iso977N genomic stretch:
- a CDS encoding NAD-dependent epimerase/dehydratase family protein has translation MKLLITGSGGKVGRATVAAAVAAGHKVTAVDLQRASFDRPEPGAPRYVQADLTDAGDAFAVLARTRFDAVIHAAAIPEPTGNPPHVVFHNNLMGTFNLLEAAVRFGVPRFVHVSSETVPGFFFPERPYLPDYLPIDEEHPVAPQDPYALAKSFGEQLCDAAVARSDMRVISIRPSWVQNDDNYEWNLGPQLADPGILPAGFWAYIDVQDLADALLLAAASDLPGHEVFYIASPDVAATQTLPELLARHGLTDRLPLRDLDRPDASSISIAKARRLLGYDPRRSWRDHLDEQGHKIGDR, from the coding sequence ATGAAGCTCCTGATCACGGGTTCGGGCGGCAAGGTCGGCCGGGCGACGGTCGCCGCGGCGGTCGCGGCCGGCCACAAGGTGACGGCCGTCGACCTGCAGCGCGCGTCGTTCGACCGCCCCGAGCCGGGCGCGCCGCGCTACGTCCAGGCCGACCTCACCGACGCCGGCGACGCGTTCGCGGTCCTGGCCAGGACGAGGTTCGACGCGGTCATCCACGCCGCCGCGATCCCGGAGCCGACCGGCAACCCGCCGCACGTCGTGTTCCACAACAACTTGATGGGCACGTTCAACCTGCTGGAGGCCGCGGTGCGCTTCGGCGTCCCGCGCTTCGTGCACGTCTCCAGCGAGACGGTCCCGGGCTTCTTCTTCCCCGAGCGCCCGTACCTGCCCGACTACCTGCCGATCGACGAGGAGCACCCGGTCGCGCCGCAGGACCCCTACGCGCTGGCGAAGTCCTTCGGCGAGCAGCTCTGCGACGCGGCGGTCGCGCGCAGCGACATGAGGGTCATCAGCATCCGCCCGTCGTGGGTCCAGAACGACGACAACTACGAGTGGAACCTCGGGCCCCAGCTGGCCGACCCCGGCATCCTGCCCGCGGGCTTCTGGGCCTACATCGACGTGCAGGACCTCGCCGACGCGCTGCTGCTCGCCGCGGCCTCCGACCTGCCGGGCCACGAGGTCTTCTACATCGCCTCGCCCGACGTCGCCGCGACGCAGACGCTCCCGGAGCTGCTGGCTCGCCATGGCCTGACCGACAGGCTGCCGTTGCGCGACCTGGACCGCCCGGACGCGAGCAGCATCTCGATCGCCAAGGCGCGCCGCCTGCTCGGCTACGACCCCAGGCGCTCGTGGCGAGACCACCTCGACGAGCAGGGCCATAAGATCGGAGACCGATGA
- a CDS encoding CAP domain-containing protein, with translation MQALFCVAAAAAFSSPAAAANSSPPRCAHASAAPSHLSTAAAAHALQCLINGVRAQHGLKPVRANGRLRLAARRHAGDMAAHDFFAHDSPAGTTVSSRVRSAGYLGGVREWWLGEALAWGKASAGAPRAILRGLLNSPPHRRILLDPNFRDLGVGVARGAPSGSDTGALTVDLDFGRVIR, from the coding sequence GTGCAGGCACTATTCTGCGTGGCGGCGGCCGCCGCCTTCTCATCCCCGGCGGCGGCCGCCAACTCTTCGCCGCCGCGCTGCGCGCATGCGAGCGCCGCGCCGTCGCACCTGTCGACGGCCGCCGCGGCTCATGCGCTGCAGTGCCTGATCAACGGCGTGCGTGCGCAGCACGGGCTGAAGCCGGTCCGGGCCAACGGCAGGCTGCGGCTGGCCGCGCGCCGGCATGCGGGCGACATGGCCGCGCACGACTTCTTCGCACACGACTCCCCGGCCGGGACGACGGTGTCGTCGCGCGTGAGGTCGGCGGGCTACCTCGGCGGCGTCCGGGAGTGGTGGCTGGGCGAGGCGCTGGCCTGGGGCAAGGCGTCGGCGGGCGCGCCGCGGGCGATCCTGCGCGGGCTGCTGAACTCGCCACCGCACCGCAGGATCCTGTTGGACCCCAACTTCCGCGACCTCGGCGTCGGCGTGGCGAGGGGCGCGCCGAGCGGCAGCGACACGGGCGCGCTGACCGTCGACCTCGACTTCGGCCGGGTCATCCGCTGA
- a CDS encoding queuosine salvage family protein: MGRLAEHVRSSCAQIARTAQSVQIDVERLGAYDPSADGAAVVSDPGLDPVRHYLEGDVADVALYTLALDTINFGSGWFPTLSKRVDPATGRSVSGYFTVAWNLADAFRVDGPWGVSDLRAMTTARLAGVLGQRADHELMSLYTQALRELGRFLGDRSALDLIASAGGSADRLAATLAGGMALYDDRGFFKRAQIVPNDLALAGVAEFGDLDELTIFADNLVPHVLRCDGLLVYSPELAARIDAEELLPAGREEREIRACALHACELLSARLDVPARVLDMWLWTRGQSPELKARPRHRCRTVYY, encoded by the coding sequence ATGGGTCGCCTCGCCGAGCACGTCCGGAGTTCCTGCGCGCAGATCGCGCGGACCGCGCAGTCGGTCCAGATCGACGTGGAGCGCCTGGGTGCGTACGACCCGAGCGCCGATGGCGCCGCGGTGGTCAGCGATCCGGGGCTGGACCCGGTCCGGCACTACCTGGAGGGCGATGTCGCCGACGTCGCGCTCTACACGCTGGCGCTCGACACCATCAACTTCGGGTCGGGCTGGTTCCCGACGCTGAGCAAGCGCGTCGACCCGGCGACGGGGCGCAGCGTGTCGGGGTACTTCACGGTCGCCTGGAACCTGGCGGACGCGTTCCGAGTCGACGGGCCGTGGGGCGTCTCCGATCTCCGCGCGATGACCACGGCGCGGCTGGCGGGCGTGCTGGGCCAGCGCGCCGACCACGAGCTGATGAGCCTGTACACGCAGGCGCTGCGCGAGCTGGGGCGGTTCCTCGGGGACCGCTCGGCGCTGGACCTGATCGCGTCGGCGGGCGGGTCGGCCGACCGGCTGGCGGCGACGCTGGCGGGCGGCATGGCGCTCTACGACGACCGCGGGTTCTTCAAGCGCGCGCAGATCGTTCCCAATGACCTTGCCTTGGCCGGCGTCGCGGAGTTCGGCGACCTCGACGAGCTGACGATCTTCGCCGACAACCTGGTCCCGCACGTGCTGCGCTGCGACGGGTTGTTGGTGTACTCGCCCGAGCTGGCCGCGCGGATCGACGCCGAGGAGCTGCTGCCCGCCGGCCGCGAGGAGCGCGAGATCCGCGCCTGCGCGCTGCACGCCTGCGAGCTGCTCAGCGCGCGCCTGGACGTCCCGGCTCGCGTGCTCGACATGTGGCTCTGGACGCGCGGCCAGTCACCC
- the folD gene encoding bifunctional methylenetetrahydrofolate dehydrogenase/methenyltetrahydrofolate cyclohydrolase FolD has translation MSAEIIDGKAIGAKVREEVGRDVAAFTERTGHKPGLATILVGDDPASEVYVASKRRTAGELGIESFHHALPADVASEEVEALIERLNTDDSVSGILCQLPVPDHLDGVHLTGLIDARKDVDGLTPLSAGYLALGREGLRPCTPAGCMVLLAEAGVDLSGKHAVVIGRSNLFGKPMAQLLLAANATVTIAHSRTADLPAVCREADVLVAAVGRDRMVKADWVRPGATVIDVGINRSDDGLHGDVDFDAVAEVAGAITPVPGGVGPMTIAMLMRNTLQAAEMIAREGAVA, from the coding sequence GTGAGCGCGGAGATCATCGACGGCAAGGCGATCGGGGCGAAGGTCCGTGAGGAGGTGGGCCGCGACGTCGCGGCGTTCACCGAGCGCACGGGGCACAAGCCGGGGTTGGCCACCATCTTGGTCGGCGACGACCCGGCGTCGGAGGTCTACGTCGCCAGCAAGCGCCGCACCGCGGGCGAGCTGGGGATCGAGTCCTTCCACCACGCCCTGCCCGCGGACGTGGCGTCGGAGGAGGTCGAGGCGCTGATCGAGCGGCTCAACACGGATGACAGCGTGAGCGGGATCCTCTGCCAGCTGCCGGTCCCCGACCACCTCGACGGCGTCCACCTGACCGGCCTGATCGACGCGCGCAAGGACGTCGACGGGCTCACGCCGCTGAGCGCCGGCTACCTGGCGCTGGGCCGCGAGGGACTGCGGCCGTGCACGCCCGCCGGCTGCATGGTGCTGCTGGCCGAGGCGGGCGTCGACCTGTCCGGCAAGCACGCGGTCGTGATCGGACGCTCGAACCTCTTCGGCAAGCCGATGGCCCAGCTGCTGCTGGCCGCCAACGCGACCGTGACGATCGCGCACTCCCGGACCGCCGACCTGCCGGCCGTGTGCCGCGAGGCCGACGTGCTGGTCGCCGCCGTCGGGCGCGATCGGATGGTCAAGGCCGACTGGGTCAGGCCGGGCGCGACGGTCATCGACGTCGGGATCAACCGCTCCGACGACGGCCTGCACGGCGACGTCGACTTCGACGCGGTCGCCGAGGTCGCGGGCGCGATCACGCCGGTCCCGGGCGGCGTCGGCCCGATGACGATCGCGATGTTGATGAGGAACACGCTGCAGGCCGCGGAGATGATCGCGCGCGAGGGCGCGGTCGCATGA
- a CDS encoding ATP-dependent helicase → MPSEVPPTAASSAAASPRDQRVADLLEGLNPPQRDAVLHGDGPLLILAGAGSGKTRVLTHRIAYLVHTQRARAGEILAITFTNKAAAEMRERVGLLLGHSTRAMWVMTFHSACARMLRQQAERLGYTSRFTIYDSSDSRRLVKRCLDQLDVDPKRFTPNSVAHQISDAKNKLRSADDYSEMVGSHFERTIADTYKLYESELVRMNAMDFDDLLFRMVNVLELFPEVREQYARAFRHVLVDEYQDTNHAQYRLLQLIAGDHQNLAVVGDDAQSVYSFRGADIRNILDFQKDFPDATVVKLEQNYRSTQTILDASNSVIAHNRDQMEKALWTDQGPGDPVMIRELEDEHAEGRYVLGEVQRLRDEGVSLAEIAVLYRTNAQSRVLQDALVRADVPFQIIGGTKFYERSEIKDALSYLTLLANPADAIAFTRIANSPKRGIGQTSLSRVLAHAEAMGISTWDAALDPQGVPGLGTAAVRSIGRFMDIMSGLRERVADNVPMGDLLEAILHDAGYLEALQAERTIEAQGRIENLEQLVEVAHEFDASHRAQEDRLDLFLQETALRSDTDRLSDDTGMVTLMTLHNAKGLEYPIVFMIGMEEGVFPHSRSLDEGTLEEERRLCYVGMTRAMRMLQLTHARQRNVFGSRAYGLPSRFLAEIPPEYVDRQGAQGSWGGGASADRGIRPRASASWASMRADNAAAADKGGGFRLGDDVLHAAFGEGVVTGTEPGGVVVIRFARDGAERKLMAEYAPLERRG, encoded by the coding sequence GTGCCGTCCGAAGTCCCACCCACCGCCGCCTCCTCCGCAGCCGCCTCGCCCCGCGACCAGCGCGTCGCCGACCTGCTTGAGGGCCTGAACCCGCCGCAGCGCGACGCGGTCCTGCACGGCGACGGCCCGCTGCTGATCCTCGCGGGCGCCGGCTCGGGCAAGACGCGCGTGCTGACGCACCGGATCGCCTACCTGGTGCACACCCAGCGCGCCCGCGCGGGGGAGATCCTGGCGATCACGTTCACCAACAAGGCCGCCGCCGAGATGCGCGAGCGCGTCGGGCTGCTGCTCGGCCACTCGACGCGCGCGATGTGGGTGATGACGTTCCACTCCGCCTGCGCGCGGATGCTGCGCCAGCAGGCCGAGCGCCTCGGCTACACCTCGCGCTTCACGATCTACGACTCGTCGGACTCGCGGCGCCTGGTCAAGCGCTGCCTGGACCAGCTCGACGTCGACCCCAAGCGCTTCACCCCCAACTCGGTCGCCCACCAGATCAGCGACGCCAAGAACAAGCTGCGCTCCGCCGACGACTACTCCGAGATGGTCGGCAGCCACTTCGAGCGCACGATCGCCGACACCTACAAGTTGTATGAGTCGGAGCTGGTCCGGATGAACGCCATGGACTTCGACGACCTGCTGTTCCGCATGGTCAACGTCCTGGAGCTGTTCCCGGAGGTCAGGGAGCAGTACGCGCGCGCGTTCCGCCACGTCCTGGTCGACGAGTACCAGGACACCAACCACGCCCAGTACCGCCTGCTGCAGCTGATCGCCGGCGACCACCAGAACCTCGCGGTGGTCGGCGACGACGCGCAGTCGGTCTACTCGTTCCGCGGCGCGGACATCCGCAACATCCTGGACTTCCAGAAGGACTTCCCGGACGCGACGGTCGTCAAGTTGGAGCAGAACTACCGCTCCACGCAGACGATCCTCGACGCCTCCAACTCGGTCATCGCCCACAACCGCGACCAGATGGAGAAGGCGCTGTGGACCGACCAGGGCCCCGGCGACCCGGTGATGATCCGCGAGCTGGAGGACGAGCACGCCGAGGGCCGCTACGTGCTCGGCGAGGTCCAGCGGCTGCGCGACGAGGGCGTCTCGCTGGCCGAGATCGCCGTGCTCTACCGGACCAACGCGCAGTCGCGCGTCCTGCAGGACGCGCTGGTCCGGGCCGACGTCCCGTTCCAGATCATCGGCGGCACGAAGTTCTACGAGCGCTCGGAGATCAAGGACGCGCTGTCCTACCTGACGCTGCTGGCCAACCCGGCCGACGCGATCGCGTTCACGCGCATCGCCAACTCGCCCAAGCGCGGGATCGGCCAGACGTCGCTGTCGCGCGTGCTCGCGCACGCCGAGGCGATGGGGATCTCGACCTGGGACGCGGCGCTGGACCCGCAGGGCGTGCCCGGCCTGGGCACCGCGGCGGTGCGGTCGATCGGCCGGTTCATGGACATCATGTCGGGGCTGCGCGAGCGCGTCGCCGACAACGTCCCGATGGGCGACCTGCTGGAGGCCATCCTGCACGACGCCGGCTACCTGGAGGCGCTGCAGGCCGAGCGCACGATCGAGGCCCAGGGGCGGATCGAGAACCTCGAGCAGCTCGTCGAGGTCGCGCACGAGTTCGACGCCTCGCACCGCGCGCAGGAGGACCGGCTCGACCTGTTCCTGCAGGAGACCGCGCTGCGCTCCGACACCGACAGGCTCAGCGACGACACCGGCATGGTCACGTTGATGACCTTGCACAACGCCAAGGGCCTGGAGTACCCGATCGTGTTCATGATCGGGATGGAGGAGGGCGTGTTCCCGCACTCCCGCTCGCTGGACGAGGGGACCCTCGAGGAGGAGCGGCGGCTCTGCTACGTCGGCATGACGCGGGCGATGCGGATGCTCCAGCTCACGCACGCGCGCCAGCGCAACGTGTTCGGCTCGCGCGCCTACGGGCTGCCGTCGCGGTTCCTGGCGGAGATCCCGCCGGAGTACGTCGACCGCCAGGGCGCGCAGGGATCGTGGGGCGGTGGCGCCTCGGCCGACCGCGGGATCCGGCCGCGCGCAAGCGCCTCCTGGGCCTCGATGCGCGCCGACAACGCCGCCGCCGCGGACAAGGGCGGCGGCTTCCGCCTCGGCGATGACGTCCTGCACGCGGCGTTCGGCGAGGGCGTCGTGACCGGCACCGAGCCGGGCGGCGTCGTGGTCATCCGCTTTGCCCGCGACGGCGCCGAGCGCAAGCTGATGGCCGAGTACGCACCCCTTGAACGGCGCGGGTAA